The following nucleotide sequence is from Natronosalvus caseinilyticus.
CTCGATCGACCGCGGCGAGGTGTTCGGCGTCGTCGGTCACAACGGCGCCGGCAAGACCACGACGCTGAAGATGCTCGCCGGACTGATCGAACCGACCGACGGGACGGCGGTAGTGGCCGGACACCCCGCCGGATCGTCGGCGATGCAGCGTCGTCTGGGCTTCCTCCCCGAGGAGTCGCCGCTGTACGAGGAGATGACCCCCATCTCCTACCTCGAGTTCTTCGCCGATCTCTACGACGTGCCGGACGACGTGGCGAGCGAGCGCATCACCGCCCTGCTGGACCGCCTCGACCTCGAGCACCGTGATCGAGAACTCGGGAACATGTCGAAGGGTATGAAGCGCAAGGTCGCCATCGCTCGCGCGCTAGTCAACGACCCCGACGTGCTCATCTTCGACGAACCCGCCTCGGGGCTCGACCCGCTGACGACGAACGCCATCCTGGAGTTTACGCGGGAACTCAGCGAGGAGGGGAAGACGGTCATCTTCAGTGCACACAACCTCTTTCACGTCGAGAGCGTCTGTGATCGCCTCGTCATCATGGCCGAGGGCGAGATCGTCGCTCGCGGAAGCATCGAGGTCATCCGCTCGACCTACGGCGGGACGAGCTACCACGTCTTCGTCTCCACCGAGGGGGACGACGTGGTGGGAAGCGACGCGATCGCCGCCCCGGTAGCCGAGATCGGTCGCGAGAACGGCGATCTTCGATACGTGGTTCGAGACCTCGAGGGCGTCGACGCCGTCCGCGACGCCGTGGAGGCGGCCGGCGGCTCCGTCACCGACATCCAGACGAAGACGCCGAGCCTCGAGGAGATCTTCCTCGAGGTGGCCGGGGAGGCGGCCGCGTGACGGCTGGTCCGGCGTCGAGCGACCCTCGAAGCCAGCGCCAGGACGCGAACGACAGCCCGTCGAGAGCGGACGCCGTTCGCGGCTTCGTCCGCCGAACGGCCCGAATCG
It contains:
- a CDS encoding ABC transporter ATP-binding protein; the encoded protein is MIDVADLRKEYGGFVAVDGSSFSIDRGEVFGVVGHNGAGKTTTLKMLAGLIEPTDGTAVVAGHPAGSSAMQRRLGFLPEESPLYEEMTPISYLEFFADLYDVPDDVASERITALLDRLDLEHRDRELGNMSKGMKRKVAIARALVNDPDVLIFDEPASGLDPLTTNAILEFTRELSEEGKTVIFSAHNLFHVESVCDRLVIMAEGEIVARGSIEVIRSTYGGTSYHVFVSTEGDDVVGSDAIAAPVAEIGRENGDLRYVVRDLEGVDAVRDAVEAAGGSVTDIQTKTPSLEEIFLEVAGEAAA